One window from the genome of Scatophagus argus isolate fScaArg1 chromosome 13, fScaArg1.pri, whole genome shotgun sequence encodes:
- the si:dkey-154p10.3 gene encoding zinc finger protein 271 isoform X1 encodes MVMSWVKQRYRDISPVTLQVVGGAVNASLYCGEVEGLSGGLVESFLVELYRCKLCQFTCGLKASISSHLLLKHRPPTLTYLGRADGGDGADDGEEAGLQREASPYQLNLNGESKHSDEDEEFLLYNMLDNMSPPTCDISSEGPLQVAHTCEVSTLFEEESAIFPLKGSSVDLSCPIDPPTTQEEMAQSAHLMTLGLCRISATKPAAPPPPCVSRSVHPPPDVSPCLSQPNSLRQSETDSRQMRPSTSSKWKVPCLLCSLTLPSRRLLDVHVRSHRAAGGFSCICCSFTADSWEQLEPHWRSHCRRRRRRRRRGEEHKQEKEKEKKKKEKAFQCLASSSASRILHQQIHDSCDQRHHSNHSDELRGRLNRRTARRKEEDCTDRQTSRPQTGSMQSSAGKRKKTRGKKKEEETEKEGEETGFCCSLCHRKFSTKLTLRRHLGVHGGEKPFTCPHCSYSTRLKASLLQHLRTHTGEKPYRCAECPYASIDRSSLLRHRRTHSQEKPYRCQHCDYSSIQKKSLDLHARRHHTGEVFPCQQCEYSSPDRQLLLRHVRRHHAPLQHAML; translated from the exons ATGGTGATGTCATGGGTGAAGCAGCGGTACCGTGACATCAGTCCTGTGACTCTGCAGGTGGTGGGCGGGGCTGTGAATGCCAGTCTGTACTGTGGGGAAGTGGAGGGTCTGTCGGGGGGGCTGGTGGAGTCCTTTCTGGTGGAGCTTTATCGCTGCAAACTCTGTCAGTTCACCTGTGGACTGAAGGCCTCCATCAGCAGTCACCTGCTGCTCAAGCACCGCCCCCCCACCCTCACATACTTGGGGAGGGCTGATGGAGGGGACGGGGCTGATGACGGGGAGGAAGCGGGGCTCCAGCGGGAGGCATCGCCCTATCAGCTGAATCTGAACGGAGAGTCGAAGCATAGCGACGAGGATGAGGAGTTCCTGCTCTACAACATGCTGGACAACATGAGTCCACCCACCTGTGACATCAGCAGTGAGGGGCCACTGCAGGTCGCACACACCTGTGAG GTCAGCACTCTGTTCGAGGAGGAGTCCGCCATCTTCCCTCTGAAGGGGAGTTCGGTGGATCTGTCCTGTCCCATtgacccccccaccacccagGAGGAGATGGCACAGTCTGCTCACCTCATGACTCTGGGACTGTGTCGCATTTCAGCCACCAAACCTGCtgctccccctccaccctgtGTCTCCCGGTCTGTCCACCCTCCCCCAGACGTCTCCCCCTGCCTGTCGCAGCCCAACAGCctgagacagagtgagacgGATAGCCGGCAGATGAGGCCTTCCACCTCCAGTAAATGGAAGGTGCCATGTCTCCTGTGTTCTTTGACACTGCCGTCCAGGCGACTGCTGGACGTCCACGTCCGGTCTCACCGGGCAGCCGGTGGGTTCAGCTGTATTTGCTGCAGCTTTACGGCTGACAGTTGGGAGCAGCTGGAGCCTCACTGGAGGAGccactgcaggaggaggaggaggaggaggaggaggggggaggaacataaacaggagaaggagaaggagaagaagaaaaaggagaaggcGTTTCAGTGTCTGGCCAGCAGCAGCGCCTCACGAATCCTTCACCAACAAATACATGACAGCTGCGATCAACGTCACCACAGCAACCACTCAG ATGAGTTGAGGGGCCGACTGAATAGAAGAACAGCACgcaggaaggaggaggactGCACTGACAG ACAAACCAGCAGACCTCAGACTGGTTCAATGCAGAGCAGCgcagggaagagaaagaaaaccagaggaaagaaaaaagaagaagaaacagagaaggagggCGAGGAAACGggtttctgctgctctctgtgtcaCAG GAAGTTCTCCACCAAGCTGACTCTGAGGCGTCACTTGGGTGTCCACGGAGGAGAGAAACCGTTCACCTGTCCACACTGTTCCTACAGCACCAGACTGAAGgcttcactgctgcagcacctgagaacacacacag gtGAAAAGCCGTACAGGTGTGCCGAGTGTCCGTATGCTTCAATAGATCGCAGCTCTCTGCTCAGACACCGCAGAACTCACAGTCAGGAGAAACCGTACAGGTGTCAGCACTGCGACTACAGCAG tattcAGAAGAAGAGTTTGGACCTCCACGCTCGCCGTCATCACACTGGCGAGGTGTTTCCATGCCAACAGTGTGAGTACTCCAGTCCGGACCGCCAGCTGCTGCTGAGACACGTCCGCAGACACCACGCCCCCTTGCAGCATGCCATGTTGTGA
- the LOC124069669 gene encoding protein disulfide-isomerase TMX3-like isoform X1 yields the protein MVGFRPHHVVLIRVWTVLLLLLGSASAFVEELDDTFMETKGADDIWLIKFYAPWCSLCKQLDPIWYQIGSELKSLGSPVNVGKSDATVSKGLAKEFRVRGYPAILMLKKDVKYNYAGPRTKDGIMDFANRVGGPLVRSLSSLQLFQHAMSRHDVMFVYVGATSPLRGNYTSAAEDLIVHSYFFSASRDVLPKAVSLSSLPAVVLFKDGTYFTFNKEHDGDLKSWMNRERFPNYSKIDSYTLYAMGESGKLVALAMVEQSPCEESLRYKSLVERVAADYSEIYSRNFHFGFMEGSDYVNGLVMGEVTVPSFIVLNLAIDGFFLPPGAIETEQHLLDFLNGVLDGSIQCQGGNGVHQRIQRFIYDIKVTLMPVFSQAPLLGCFLVGFPLTLAAIFCYVCCKAPPAMSDDDSITLLAPSLRHRKKLADKKSD from the exons ATGGTGGGCTTTCGACCACATCACGTGGTGCTCATCAGAGTCTGGACAG tgcttctgcttctgttgGGGTCTGCGTCTGCCTTTGTAGAGGAGTTGGATGATAC CTTCATGGAGACAAAAGGAGCTGATGACATCTGGCTCATCAAG ttttacGCCCCCTGGTGTTCACTCTGTAAACAGCTGGATCCCATCTGGTATCAAATTGGATCAGAACTCAAAAGTCTCGGCTCTCCGGTCAACGTCGGCAAATCAGATGCCACTGTCAGCAAGG GTTTGGCCAAAGAGTTCAGGGTCAGAGGTTATCCTGCCATCCTCAT GTTGAAGAAGGATGTAAAATATAATTATGCAGGACCGAGAACCAAAGATGGAATCATGGACTTCGCTAATCGAGTTGGAGG GCCACTGGTCCGATCTCTGAGCAGTCTGCAGCTCTTCCAACACGCCATGAGCCGCCatgatgtcatgtttgtttatgttggaGCTACATCACCACTAAgg ggAAACtacacatcagcagcagaagacCTGATTGTTCACAGCTACTTCTTCTCTGCTTCCAGAGACGTCCTGCCAAAG gccgtctctctctcctctctgccgGCTGTGGTGCTTTTTAAAGATGGGACCTATTTCACCTTCAACA aggaaCATGATGGTGATCTGAAATCATGGATGAACAGAGAACGTTTCCCAAACTACTCAAAGATCGACAGCTACACTCTGTACGCCATGGGAGAGTCAG GTAAACTGGTGGCATTGGCAATGGTGGAGCAGAGTCCATGTGAGGAAAGCCTGAG GTATAAAAGTCTGGTGGAGAGAGTGGCTGCAGACTACAGTGAGATCTACAGCAG AAACTTCCACTTCGGCTTCATGGAGGGCAGTGACTACGTTAATGGACTTGTGATGGG CGAGGTGACTGTGCCCTCCTTCATTGTGCTCAATCTGGCCATTGATGGCTTTTTCCTGCCACCGGGTGCCATAGAGACTGAGCAGCACCTGCTAGACTTCCTGAATGGGGTTCTGGACGGCAGCATCCAG TGTCAAGGAGGAAATGGCGTCCATCAGCGCATCCAGCGTTTCATTTACGACATCAAAGTCACACTGATG ccGGTGTTCAGCCAGGCACCACTGTTGGGCTGCTTCCTGGTCGGCTTCCCACTCACCCTTGCTGCCATCTTCTGCTATGTCTGCTGCAAGGCGCCACCCGCCATGAGTGACGATGACAGCATCACACTATTGGCTCCGTCACTGCGGCATCGCAAAAAACTGGCTGACAAAAAGTCTGACTGA
- the si:dkey-154p10.3 gene encoding zinc finger protein 567 isoform X2: protein MSVLCDVMVMSWVKQRYRDISPVTLQVVGGAVNASLYCGEVEGLSGGLVESFLVELYRCKLCQFTCGLKASISSHLLLKHRPPTLTYLGRADGGDGADDGEEAGLQREASPYQLNLNGESKHSDEDEEFLLYNMLDNMSPPTCDISSEGPLQVAHTCEVSTLFEEESAIFPLKGSSVDLSCPIDPPTTQEEMAQSAHLMTLGLCRISATKPAAPPPPCVSRSVHPPPDVSPCLSQPNSLRQSETDSRQMRPSTSSKWKVPCLLCSLTLPSRRLLDVHVRSHRAAGGFSCICCSFTADSWEQLEPHWRSHCRRRRRRRRRGEEHKQEKEKEKKKKEKAFQCLASSSASRILHQQIHDSCDQRHHSNHSDELRGRLNRRTARRKEEDCTDRKFSTKLTLRRHLGVHGGEKPFTCPHCSYSTRLKASLLQHLRTHTGEKPYRCAECPYASIDRSSLLRHRRTHSQEKPYRCQHCDYSSIQKKSLDLHARRHHTGEVFPCQQCEYSSPDRQLLLRHVRRHHAPLQHAML, encoded by the exons A TGAGCGTCCTCTGTGATGTCATGGTGATGTCATGGGTGAAGCAGCGGTACCGTGACATCAGTCCTGTGACTCTGCAGGTGGTGGGCGGGGCTGTGAATGCCAGTCTGTACTGTGGGGAAGTGGAGGGTCTGTCGGGGGGGCTGGTGGAGTCCTTTCTGGTGGAGCTTTATCGCTGCAAACTCTGTCAGTTCACCTGTGGACTGAAGGCCTCCATCAGCAGTCACCTGCTGCTCAAGCACCGCCCCCCCACCCTCACATACTTGGGGAGGGCTGATGGAGGGGACGGGGCTGATGACGGGGAGGAAGCGGGGCTCCAGCGGGAGGCATCGCCCTATCAGCTGAATCTGAACGGAGAGTCGAAGCATAGCGACGAGGATGAGGAGTTCCTGCTCTACAACATGCTGGACAACATGAGTCCACCCACCTGTGACATCAGCAGTGAGGGGCCACTGCAGGTCGCACACACCTGTGAG GTCAGCACTCTGTTCGAGGAGGAGTCCGCCATCTTCCCTCTGAAGGGGAGTTCGGTGGATCTGTCCTGTCCCATtgacccccccaccacccagGAGGAGATGGCACAGTCTGCTCACCTCATGACTCTGGGACTGTGTCGCATTTCAGCCACCAAACCTGCtgctccccctccaccctgtGTCTCCCGGTCTGTCCACCCTCCCCCAGACGTCTCCCCCTGCCTGTCGCAGCCCAACAGCctgagacagagtgagacgGATAGCCGGCAGATGAGGCCTTCCACCTCCAGTAAATGGAAGGTGCCATGTCTCCTGTGTTCTTTGACACTGCCGTCCAGGCGACTGCTGGACGTCCACGTCCGGTCTCACCGGGCAGCCGGTGGGTTCAGCTGTATTTGCTGCAGCTTTACGGCTGACAGTTGGGAGCAGCTGGAGCCTCACTGGAGGAGccactgcaggaggaggaggaggaggaggaggaggggggaggaacataaacaggagaaggagaaggagaagaagaaaaaggagaaggcGTTTCAGTGTCTGGCCAGCAGCAGCGCCTCACGAATCCTTCACCAACAAATACATGACAGCTGCGATCAACGTCACCACAGCAACCACTCAG ATGAGTTGAGGGGCCGACTGAATAGAAGAACAGCACgcaggaaggaggaggactGCACTGACAG GAAGTTCTCCACCAAGCTGACTCTGAGGCGTCACTTGGGTGTCCACGGAGGAGAGAAACCGTTCACCTGTCCACACTGTTCCTACAGCACCAGACTGAAGgcttcactgctgcagcacctgagaacacacacag gtGAAAAGCCGTACAGGTGTGCCGAGTGTCCGTATGCTTCAATAGATCGCAGCTCTCTGCTCAGACACCGCAGAACTCACAGTCAGGAGAAACCGTACAGGTGTCAGCACTGCGACTACAGCAG tattcAGAAGAAGAGTTTGGACCTCCACGCTCGCCGTCATCACACTGGCGAGGTGTTTCCATGCCAACAGTGTGAGTACTCCAGTCCGGACCGCCAGCTGCTGCTGAGACACGTCCGCAGACACCACGCCCCCTTGCAGCATGCCATGTTGTGA
- the LOC124069669 gene encoding protein disulfide-isomerase TMX3-like isoform X2 yields MSDMRNAVLLSVLLLLLGSASAFVEELDDTFMETKGADDIWLIKFYAPWCSLCKQLDPIWYQIGSELKSLGSPVNVGKSDATVSKGLAKEFRVRGYPAILMLKKDVKYNYAGPRTKDGIMDFANRVGGPLVRSLSSLQLFQHAMSRHDVMFVYVGATSPLRGNYTSAAEDLIVHSYFFSASRDVLPKAVSLSSLPAVVLFKDGTYFTFNKEHDGDLKSWMNRERFPNYSKIDSYTLYAMGESGKLVALAMVEQSPCEESLRYKSLVERVAADYSEIYSRNFHFGFMEGSDYVNGLVMGEVTVPSFIVLNLAIDGFFLPPGAIETEQHLLDFLNGVLDGSIQCQGGNGVHQRIQRFIYDIKVTLMPVFSQAPLLGCFLVGFPLTLAAIFCYVCCKAPPAMSDDDSITLLAPSLRHRKKLADKKSD; encoded by the exons ATGTCGGACATGAGGAACGCCGTCTTGCTCTCAG tgcttctgcttctgttgGGGTCTGCGTCTGCCTTTGTAGAGGAGTTGGATGATAC CTTCATGGAGACAAAAGGAGCTGATGACATCTGGCTCATCAAG ttttacGCCCCCTGGTGTTCACTCTGTAAACAGCTGGATCCCATCTGGTATCAAATTGGATCAGAACTCAAAAGTCTCGGCTCTCCGGTCAACGTCGGCAAATCAGATGCCACTGTCAGCAAGG GTTTGGCCAAAGAGTTCAGGGTCAGAGGTTATCCTGCCATCCTCAT GTTGAAGAAGGATGTAAAATATAATTATGCAGGACCGAGAACCAAAGATGGAATCATGGACTTCGCTAATCGAGTTGGAGG GCCACTGGTCCGATCTCTGAGCAGTCTGCAGCTCTTCCAACACGCCATGAGCCGCCatgatgtcatgtttgtttatgttggaGCTACATCACCACTAAgg ggAAACtacacatcagcagcagaagacCTGATTGTTCACAGCTACTTCTTCTCTGCTTCCAGAGACGTCCTGCCAAAG gccgtctctctctcctctctgccgGCTGTGGTGCTTTTTAAAGATGGGACCTATTTCACCTTCAACA aggaaCATGATGGTGATCTGAAATCATGGATGAACAGAGAACGTTTCCCAAACTACTCAAAGATCGACAGCTACACTCTGTACGCCATGGGAGAGTCAG GTAAACTGGTGGCATTGGCAATGGTGGAGCAGAGTCCATGTGAGGAAAGCCTGAG GTATAAAAGTCTGGTGGAGAGAGTGGCTGCAGACTACAGTGAGATCTACAGCAG AAACTTCCACTTCGGCTTCATGGAGGGCAGTGACTACGTTAATGGACTTGTGATGGG CGAGGTGACTGTGCCCTCCTTCATTGTGCTCAATCTGGCCATTGATGGCTTTTTCCTGCCACCGGGTGCCATAGAGACTGAGCAGCACCTGCTAGACTTCCTGAATGGGGTTCTGGACGGCAGCATCCAG TGTCAAGGAGGAAATGGCGTCCATCAGCGCATCCAGCGTTTCATTTACGACATCAAAGTCACACTGATG ccGGTGTTCAGCCAGGCACCACTGTTGGGCTGCTTCCTGGTCGGCTTCCCACTCACCCTTGCTGCCATCTTCTGCTATGTCTGCTGCAAGGCGCCACCCGCCATGAGTGACGATGACAGCATCACACTATTGGCTCCGTCACTGCGGCATCGCAAAAAACTGGCTGACAAAAAGTCTGACTGA